Sequence from the Nitrosopumilus maritimus SCM1 genome:
TTTTGCATTTCATGAAAATGAATTGGATCATTAATTGCACCTGCATTGTTTACAAGAATGTCTATCTTCCCATATGTATCCATAATTTGATTTACAACTTGTAGTGTTTGAGATTCATCTACTAAATCACAAGTCATAGCTGCAGTTGAATCTTCATTTCCTATCTCTTTTCTTGTATTTTCTAATCCTTCTAGATTTCTTGCAATAAGAATTACTTTTGCTCCTTCTTCGACAAATTTCTTGGCAATGCCTTTTCCAATGTCACTTGATGCTCCTGTAACAATTGCTACTTTGTCATTTAATTTCACGTTTTATTATGGTCGTAATTGCTTATAGAATTTTTGTTGAATTTCGTTCCTGATTATTTGGATTCATTAATTCTTTTAATATATTCAATAATTCCAGTATAATCGATTCCACCTAATCCTTCTTTTACTGCATTTCCATACACTTCTTCTGCTTTTTCTATCATGGGTAATTTGATTCCTAAAGATTTTGCAGCATTAGTCATTGTGATAATGTCTTTTTTGAGATTTTCAAGTGTAAATGTTGGGTCATATTTTCCATCTATCATCTTGAATGCTTTGTTTTCACTCATTCCTGTTTTAAAATAAGTAGAATTTAGAATTTCAAGAAAAATTTTAGGATCAACATCTGCTTTTTTGACTAGTGTAATTCCTTCTGATAGTGCAAGTGCTAACATGGTAATTTGTAGATTCATAGCTAACTTGATAGAATGCGCAACTCCTTTCTCACCTAAGAAAAAGACTTTGTTTGCAATTTTTTCAAATACTTTCTTGCACTCTTCAAAACTTTCTTTATTTCCTGATGCCATCATGACTAGATCACCTGTAATTGCAACATTGGGCCCTCCCATAACTGGTATGTCTAATTTGTGTATGCCAAACTCTAAAAATTTGTCTGATATATTTTTGGATTCTGAAGGATCTATGGTGCTCATATCTGCAACAATTAATTTTTTGTTTTCACTTTTGATGATTCCTTCTCTTTCAAATGATACTTCTTTTACTGCATCTGCATCTTTTACTACAATAATTACCAAATCTGATTTTTCTGCAACTTCTTTTGGAGAATCTACAACTGTTGCACCTTTTTCCTTTGCTTGAATTGTTTTGTCTTTACTTCTATTGAATACTGTAACCTCGAATCCTGACTCTAACAAATGTAACCCTACTGCATTTCCTAGCATCCCTAATCCTACAATTCCAATTTTTTTCATATCTTAATGACGCTCCTCATCTTCAATTTCCCATTGACTATTGCCAAATCTTGGGGCTGAGAATTTCAATTGCCCTACTGTTTTATCTCCTCTTTTGACTTTGGCAAAATCAAATCTTTTCATACTTAGAACTTTGTCCTTTGGCTTGTATCCGCCTTCGATAACTTTGACTTTGAATCTTTTACTTGCTTTGATTATCAGTTTTCTTGCAACTTGTACATCTCCAATCCATGAGAACATTTCAAACTCGCCAAAATTCTTTGTGGCTACACTGTATCCGTAGAGCCTTGCCTCAAGTTTTATTTTCTGAGTTTTTGCATGTTCATTTAACCATGCAACCACTTCTTCGCCATGGCCTTTCTCAACTCCAAAAGTTTCAGAATCTCTCATCTACAAAAACCACAATATTGAACCATAATAATCATTTTCAACAATTGTTAAACTAAAATATTGATTTAATTCAAATTATTCATGCTTACAGTTGACTGTACCGATGTTTTGTCTATCAAACATGAACTTGTAGTTTATGTTTCTGACCAAGTTGCAGCCATTCCTACTTTAAAAAATAACCAATTTACTCTATCAACTTTGGATGATGATGAGGTAATTGATACACATACTGTGATTACTGCAATTAAGGAGTTTTTAGATTCAATTGATGAAGGAAGAAACTTTGCAGTTATTGGAAATAATAATATGATCAGTATTACTTCTGTGTCTGGAAAAGTTATTGAAAGAGAACCTCCTCATCCACAAGAAATGTTTTCATGCTCTCATTGTGGATTTGTAACTCAATACCAAGTTGAGCTAGAAACTCATATGAAAATCCATTATCTCTGAATTTTTTTAAAAATTCTAGGAATTGTATTTTTTTTAATTTCTGGAATTTCTATTGCCATTGCAAAATTGTAATGGGGAAACCTTTTCTTGTATTCAGAAATGTAACTTTGTGCTACATTTTGTGTTTTAAAATCAACTCTAACTCCTTCCAGTTTAACTTCTTTGCCAAAAACATCGTAAACTACTATCGAGTGCTTATCTGGTTTGATGTAGAATTTTGTACTGCAATACCATGCAATTCCTAATGTCACTACAAAAAACCCTGTAACAAATTTGTCCAGAATTTTTCTCATATGTTGATTTTCAACAGGATCTTTATAAGCACTAATCCCTGTATTCTGTTATGGATAGACCTTCTAGAAATAATGTCACCAAAGTTTATTGTGAAAAATGTGATCTAGTTTTTGAATCTAGACAGCAATTTGAAAAACATCTTGACAGCCATTCTTCTGGAGTTCAATGTGAAGTTTGTCCAATTGATACTGCAATTGCAAAATTTACTAGTTTGTTTAAGAGAAAATCCTCTCGAAATTTGGAATAAGTTTTTTTAACTCATCTCATTTCTTCTGTACATGAATAAGAAAGGCGTGATTATAGGCGTCGTTGCTATTGCAATAATTGCCGGTGTAGCTGCATCTTTGTCTGCTACTCCTGCTGAAACTGTAAATCTGGATATGACTAGAACTCATGGAACTATCTCAACTGCTATGGGCTCTCCAATCTTGGGTGATCCCAATGCTCCAATAACTATTGTTGAATTCGGTGATTATCAATGTCATCAATGTTACAACTGGTTCCATAACACAAAACCTACTATAACTCGTGATTATATTGACACTGGAAAAGCAAACTTGGTTTTTGTTGACATGGCATTCTTGGGACGAGACTCTAGTCCTGCAGCTCAAGCAACTTACTGTGCTGAAGATCAGGGAATGTATTGGGAATACCATGACATGTTGTATAACGCACAAGAATCCAAAATTGATGGTGGTTGGGCTAACAATGAAAGACTAAAGGCTTTTGCATTTTCAATGGGATTGGATATGGAATTGTTTGAAAGTTGTCTTGACTCTGGAAAGTATTCTAAACGTGTTCAATACAATACACAACAAGCAAGAGACCACAATGTACGAGGTACTCCTGGATTCTTTATTGTAGGTCCTGATGGACAACAACAGATTGGCGGTGCACAACCATTTTCAGTCTTTAAACAAGTTCTGGATCCAATGGTATAGATGACAAACACAATCACGTTTGTCTTTTCAAATCCAAAATACATCATACTTTCTTTTGCAATATTTGTTCCAATGTTAATTGGGTTACTGATATTATCTGAGTATATTTTCTTAGAACCTTATGTTGTAAGTCATCTGCCAACTGGTACTGAATTTGGTTTTGCACTTATTGTGGCAATTTCAGCACTCTCTGCATTAGTTTTGCCAATGAATGTTTTTAGAATTAACGTGTTGAAAAGCTCAACACGGAAAATGGGTAGTAGTGTTATTGGCTCTTTTGTTGGAGCAGCAGCCGGGGCATGTAGTTGTGGCCCAATTGGTTTTGCTGTAATCTCTACATTTGGGTCTGTTGGGGCAACAGCAACCGCATTTTTAACAAATTATGAAATACCTTTGAGAATAATTGCAATTGGTGTTTTAGTGATCACCTACTTTACAACAGTAAAATCCCTAAAAACTGAATGTAAATTTGATCCTTGATTTTGATTCACTAGAAATTACCATTTAGGCAAACGTTTTCGACCTTAGGATGTATCTTAAAGTCTAATGTATTGTCTGTGTGACATTCATCTATGTTCCAATTAGGCCAAGTAGGAGAGATCCAGACGCCGATGAAATCGAAGATGCTGAAGATTAGCATCTTTTTTCCCATTTGATTGTGAATAAATGAATTCAGAGAATTTTCAAAGTCGAGCTATTTATTTGCCTTTTTCAAGTTTAACGTAATGCAAAATTTGAATTTGATTGCTGGAATTTTGATAATTGCAAGTCCAATTCTATTTTCAATGATCGCATATCCTGATTCTGTAGCTTGGAGCTGGAATGAGGGCAGAGGTGGATATCTCTTTGCACTTGTTTTTGTTGTCGCAGAACTTGTTGGTCTAAAGATTGTAATTTCAAAAAAACGATTACTTGCAGTAATCCCTATTGCACTGCTAACTATCTCCTATCTTATATCATTAGAGTATGGCCTGCGAGATTACATTGTTGAATCTGCAGAACAATTTGATGTTCAACTAATCTATTCGTGGACATGGATGTGGGATTTTGTTGTTATGGCAATATTCATTGTTGTTGCACTGTCTATCTTCTTTGGTAAGAGATGGATTAGAATTGCACCTGCAGGACCTATCTTCTTAACTGGTACTGCAATTATTTTGTCACTTGATGCATTCTTCCCATATGATACATTAGGTCCTCTGCAATACATCGTTCCATATTTTGTACAAGCAAATGTTTGGGTAATCACAGCACTTGAACTTGGTACTGCTGTTGCAAGAGATAATGTCATGTTCTTACGTGGAGATCATGGTTCAATGGCACTACAAGTATTCTGGCCCTCTGCTGGCGTTCACAGTATTATCATCTTCTCCCTAGTAATTGGTGCGTTCATGCTAAAGATGAACATTCCTAGAGCAAGAAAATCCATGTATTTTGTTTTAGGAATCATTGGAACCATTACTGTAAACTTGATTAGAATATTTTCTCTATCTTGGTATGCCCTCAAAGTCACAACTGACCCTGTGGCATGGGAGGAATATCACAAGATTGCAGGTGAAATCATGTTTCTGCCATGGCTATTTGCGTTCATCTTGGTAGTCATATTAATAGAATCTAGGCGCCTCAAAAAACAAGAAGAACGAGATGGAACTAAAAATAACTCGTGATATCTCTTTGTCCTTGACTTTCTGAAAGCTCTGAGACTTTGACTCCCAAGCGTCTAATAGTTGCTGTTTGATTTTCAAGGGCTTCTCTTAGTAATTGTTCAACTGTTTTTTCTAATTCCTCCAAACTCATAGTAGGGTTTCTCAGCATTTTTGATTTTGTTTTGTTTGATAAATCTGATTGAACAAAACTTATTCCAACTGATTTGAACATTTGATTTTTTTTTTGGATTATTTCATGAACTTCTTTACATAATTCTAATGTGTTCTCTAAAAGAAACTCATAATCTTTTGAATCTTTTTTTAGGGTCACAATTTTTCCATGTTGAATACTGGGTTCTCTTTCTTTTACTAGTTCATCGTCAATTCCTCTTACTGCATTGTAAATGTAAGTTCCACTTTTTCTCCCAAACTCTTTATTCAAAGTAAAGACATCAAGTCTCTTTACATCTCCAATTGTCTCTAAATTCATTTCTGTAAACCTTTGTTCTGTTTTCTTTCCAATTCCTGGAATGTCTCGTATTTTTAGTGACTCTAAAAACCCTTCAACTTTTTCAGGAGACACAATTGTTAATCCATCAGGTTTTTGAAAGTCTGATGCAATTTTTGAAATTAATTTATTTGGGGAAATTCCTATTGAACAACTCAGTTTTGTTTTCTCTCTTATGGAATTTTTAATTTGTTGAGCCAAGTGACTTGCTTTATGAAAATCCCCCTCTGTTCTTTTTGTTACATCCAAGTATGCTTCGTCTCTTCCTACATATTCAAAAACATCTGAAAACTCTTCCATGATTTTCATTGCTTTTTCAGACATTTCAGAGTAATAATCAAAATCTACAGGCAGAAAAACTGCATCTTTTCTCTCTTCTAATCTTTTTTTTGCAAATACTATTGGTATTCCAGACTTTGCACCATATTTTCTTGCAGTATAGTTTGCAGTTGCAATTGCTCCACTATCTCCACCTCTATCTGAAAATACACATACGCAAACTGGTTTTGATTTTAATTCTGGTGATCTTATCTCTTCACACTGGGCGTAAAAATAGTCAAAATCAATGTGGAAAACGATTCTTGTTTCCAATACTGTTAGATGAACTTTAGATTATTACAATATTGTGTATTCATCTAAATACTCAATCTAATCACTACTTTCATGGATGATTATCCTGTATCTGTTGATGAAAACGGTGTGAAGATAAAACCTGAAAAAATGGAAACAGAAAAACTCTATCATTGTATTTTCAAAGAAAAAGCAATGTTAGTTTTCAAAGATTCTCAAGACGTAATGAACTGTTATGAGATTGAAGAAAAAGATCTTGTTGAAAAAATCAAGAAAATCAACAATGATGACGATCTAGAAAAATTATTTGATGAATATCTTAAAGGTCAAGACCTGAATAATTAAATAAAAGCGAGAGAGAATTTTGTTATTAAAGGAATAACGAATTGAGTAATAACAAAAAATCAAAAGACGCAGAAGATATTTTATCAGAATTTGACTCTAGGAATAAATCAGAACCAGAACCAACACCTGAACCAGAACCAACACCTGAACCAGAACCAACACCTGAACCAGAACCAACACCTGAACCAGAACCAACACCTGAACCAGAACCAACACCTGAACCAGAACCAACACCTGAACCAGAACCAACACCTGAACCAGAACCAACACCTGAACCAGAACCAACACCTGAACCAGAACCAACACCTGAACCAGAACCAACACCTGAACCAGAACCAACACCTGAACCAGAACCAACACCTGAACCAGAACCAACACCTGAACCAGAACCAACACCTGAACCAGAACCAACACCTGAACCAGAACCAACACCTGAACCAGAACCAACACCTGAAACTCCTTCTGACAAAACAGAAACTTCTAAACCTGCAGAAGAACGTGATGTGATTTTTGTTGGTACAAAACCTATCATGACTTATGTTTCTGCAACTTTAACACAACTTTCAACAAGACAAACTGTTACCATAAAAGCTAGAGGTAAAAGAATAACTCAAGCTGTAGATGTATCTCAAATGATTGTGAAAAGAATGGACTCTGTAGGCTATGTGATTAGTGATGTGAGAATTTCATCTGATTCACTAACTTCTCAAGATGGTAAGCAACGAAATGTCTCTACCATGGAAATTGATATCTCAAAAGAATAAATTCAAAATCCCTCTGATAATACTAAGTGGAATTTTAATCTCAGTACTTGTAATATTTTCTTCAAATTCTTCTTGTGGTATTCAACATATGACAATTTTAAATGAAATTAATTTTTATCAAGACACACTTGATCCAGAATTTTGTGAAGTAATTGTTGAAAAAATTGATTTGTTTAATGATTCATGTGAGCCTTACGTAGAAATTCTTGATTGTGGTTAATACTTTATTTCTTGCAAAAACGTAATTCCAAAATAAATCAACATTCCACTTAACCCTATCATCAATATTTTGTAATTTTTGTTTGAAAGAATTTTTACACTCTTTGATGCCAAAAATGAAATTCCTCCAAGCCATGCAAAATCCATCCAAATATGTAATCCAAACATGATTAGCATGCCTGAAAATGCCCATATCATCATGGCATCTGAAATTAGCTTGAATCCTATAGTTAACCACCAAATAATGAAAAATGGATTTAGTCCACTTAACAAAACTCCTGTAATTAACGCTCCTTGTTTTGGATTTGTAATTGAAAGTTCTTTTTCTTTGAGAACTGTTCTAATTTGTAATGCTGCAAAGACAAAAAGCGTTATTGCACCTAAAATTGAAATGATTGTCCTAAACTCTGGAAAACTTTCTAATGAAAAAACACCAATTCCTAACAATATCACTAATGGTAATTCTACAATTGCATGGCCTGTAGCCATTTTAACGCCTGATTTTGCACCTTCTCTTAATCCATATGATATGTTTGCTGCAAAAAGAGGCCCTGGTGCCATTACTCCTGATGCAGAGATGACTATTACTAGTACTGCAAATTCAAAGAATTGTTCCATCTAATTCAATTTTCATTATTTTGATTATGAAATAAACATAATCAATAGAACTTACATGTACATAGAATCTTTTAGATGCTTAGATTCTTCTTCAGCTTCTTTGATAACTGTTTCAGCTTTTTCTGCTTCTTTTTGTAATGCAGAAATATCACATGATGATCCTGGAATTAACTTCGATATTGCCATACATAACTTAGCACTTGATTTAAAATCAGGACCTTCCCCATTTGTATGAAAAATAATTACAATTACATCTTGTCCTGTTATGCTTGCTACATTTAACAACGTTCCAGGAATTCCTGGTACTGTTCCAAATTCTAAAACTTTTAACCCTGCACTTCTTATTTTTTCTCGTGCAGAATCTGTACTGCCAATTCCAATCAACTCTTCATTTTCATTAGGTGATTTTACTGCAATACTGCTTACAACTAATCCAATTTTGTGTTTTTGTGCCCAATTAAGCATTGTTTTGGCTGTAACTTTGTGTAATGATTGATCAAGTGTTAGATATGATAAAAAGACACTTACCTTTGATTCTTCATTTACAAAAATTCTTGATGGGTAGTTTGGTTTTCCATCTTTAATTACACTAATTGGTGGAAATATGTCTGAGTCAATAATTCCTGCTAGTTTAAATTTCGATGTGTGCACCATTGATTCTGATGCAATTGCACTGCTAAAACCTGCTGATGGAAATCCGTCAATAAGATATCCTCCTTCTAGATTAAGTGGTTTGAATTCTTTAATTCTTATTTTTGGGTACATGGTTATTTTTTGTTTTTATTAGATAATAGGTTTTGTCTAACTTTGTAATTTTGTTACTAGTGCTGCGTAGATAAATGGTAAGATCGTCGTAACTTCTGCATGTAATGTTGATTGTTTTGCTTTTTGTGTAACTTTGCCCCATGAAATTGCTTCTCTAACTAATGCTCCACTAAGACTGCCATCAAACTCTTGTGCAGTTGTAATGTAAAATGCATAGTCTAATCCCTCTCTGTATTGGTTCCACCATAAAGTATGATGCTTTGAAATTCCCCCTCCAATCATAAATGCTCCTGATTTTTCTGCTTTGAAAATATATCCTGAAAGTAAATCTGCATCTCCTGCCATGTTTAATTTAAAATCATTATGTTTTTGTGTGAATAACCAAATTTGACTTCCTACTGCTCCATCCATAATTCCTGGAACTACAACACTGATGTGGTTTTTGTATGCCCAATAAAGAAATGAATCTTCTCCCAAATGTTTTCCAATCATTTTACAAATTTCTGCAGTAGTCATCTCTTTGACTCCGTTTTGATATTCTTCTTCTAAGAATGTCTGCATCTTTTCTTCAATTAGTGGTCCATAACTGTCCATAGGCACAAGTACATTGCCTAATCTGTGGATATCTTGGTCTGCAAGTTCATTATCATCCATTGTAAATGATCCTTCTTTGTAATGTGAAAAGTGTCTTGCAATATCATGATCTAATGCACCACAAGTTGTTATTGCAACATCAAACCATTTGTTTTTGAGCATGTCTTTTAGAATCCCTCTTAATCCTGTAGATACTACTGCCCCCACAAACGAGATGAATTTGAGACATTGTTTGTCCGAAATCATTTCAGATAAAATATCAACACCTGTTGATAGATTTACTGATTCAAATCCTCCTGACTGAGATAATTCTTGA
This genomic interval carries:
- a CDS encoding NAD(P)-dependent oxidoreductase: MKKIGIVGLGMLGNAVGLHLLESGFEVTVFNRSKDKTIQAKEKGATVVDSPKEVAEKSDLVIIVVKDADAVKEVSFEREGIIKSENKKLIVADMSTIDPSESKNISDKFLEFGIHKLDIPVMGGPNVAITGDLVMMASGNKESFEECKKVFEKIANKVFFLGEKGVAHSIKLAMNLQITMLALALSEGITLVKKADVDPKIFLEILNSTYFKTGMSENKAFKMIDGKYDPTFTLENLKKDIITMTNAAKSLGIKLPMIEKAEEVYGNAVKEGLGGIDYTGIIEYIKRINESK
- a CDS encoding C2H2-type zinc finger protein; protein product: MLTVDCTDVLSIKHELVVYVSDQVAAIPTLKNNQFTLSTLDDDEVIDTHTVITAIKEFLDSIDEGRNFAVIGNNNMISITSVSGKVIEREPPHPQEMFSCSHCGFVTQYQVELETHMKIHYL
- a CDS encoding DsbA family protein, with protein sequence MNKKGVIIGVVAIAIIAGVAASLSATPAETVNLDMTRTHGTISTAMGSPILGDPNAPITIVEFGDYQCHQCYNWFHNTKPTITRDYIDTGKANLVFVDMAFLGRDSSPAAQATYCAEDQGMYWEYHDMLYNAQESKIDGGWANNERLKAFAFSMGLDMELFESCLDSGKYSKRVQYNTQQARDHNVRGTPGFFIVGPDGQQQIGGAQPFSVFKQVLDPMV
- the artG gene encoding thaumarchaeosortase → MQNLNLIAGILIIASPILFSMIAYPDSVAWSWNEGRGGYLFALVFVVAELVGLKIVISKKRLLAVIPIALLTISYLISLEYGLRDYIVESAEQFDVQLIYSWTWMWDFVVMAIFIVVALSIFFGKRWIRIAPAGPIFLTGTAIILSLDAFFPYDTLGPLQYIVPYFVQANVWVITALELGTAVARDNVMFLRGDHGSMALQVFWPSAGVHSIIIFSLVIGAFMLKMNIPRARKSMYFVLGIIGTITVNLIRIFSLSWYALKVTTDPVAWEEYHKIAGEIMFLPWLFAFILVVILIESRRLKKQEERDGTKNNS
- the dinB gene encoding DNA polymerase IV, yielding METRIVFHIDFDYFYAQCEEIRSPELKSKPVCVCVFSDRGGDSGAIATANYTARKYGAKSGIPIVFAKKRLEERKDAVFLPVDFDYYSEMSEKAMKIMEEFSDVFEYVGRDEAYLDVTKRTEGDFHKASHLAQQIKNSIREKTKLSCSIGISPNKLISKIASDFQKPDGLTIVSPEKVEGFLESLKIRDIPGIGKKTEQRFTEMNLETIGDVKRLDVFTLNKEFGRKSGTYIYNAVRGIDDELVKEREPSIQHGKIVTLKKDSKDYEFLLENTLELCKEVHEIIQKKNQMFKSVGISFVQSDLSNKTKSKMLRNPTMSLEELEKTVEQLLREALENQTATIRRLGVKVSELSESQGQRDITSYF
- a CDS encoding DNA-binding protein; this encodes MSNNKKSKDAEDILSEFDSRNKSEPEPTPEPEPTPEPEPTPEPEPTPEPEPTPEPEPTPEPEPTPEPEPTPEPEPTPEPEPTPEPEPTPEPEPTPEPEPTPEPEPTPEPEPTPEPEPTPEPEPTPEPEPTPEPEPTPETPSDKTETSKPAEERDVIFVGTKPIMTYVSATLTQLSTRQTVTIKARGKRITQAVDVSQMIVKRMDSVGYVISDVRISSDSLTSQDGKQRNVSTMEIDISKE
- a CDS encoding LysE family transporter; protein product: MEQFFEFAVLVIVISASGVMAPGPLFAANISYGLREGAKSGVKMATGHAIVELPLVILLGIGVFSLESFPEFRTIISILGAITLFVFAALQIRTVLKEKELSITNPKQGALITGVLLSGLNPFFIIWWLTIGFKLISDAMMIWAFSGMLIMFGLHIWMDFAWLGGISFLASKSVKILSNKNYKILMIGLSGMLIYFGITFLQEIKY
- a CDS encoding proteasome assembly chaperone family protein, whose amino-acid sequence is MYPKIRIKEFKPLNLEGGYLIDGFPSAGFSSAIASESMVHTSKFKLAGIIDSDIFPPISVIKDGKPNYPSRIFVNEESKVSVFLSYLTLDQSLHKVTAKTMLNWAQKHKIGLVVSSIAVKSPNENEELIGIGSTDSAREKIRSAGLKVLEFGTVPGIPGTLLNVASITGQDVIVIIFHTNGEGPDFKSSAKLCMAISKLIPGSSCDISALQKEAEKAETVIKEAEEESKHLKDSMYM
- a CDS encoding deoxyhypusine synthase, encoding MVDPGRPVKDIEIDSNTSIEKIFQELSQSGGFESVNLSTGVDILSEMISDKQCLKFISFVGAVVSTGLRGILKDMLKNKWFDVAITTCGALDHDIARHFSHYKEGSFTMDDNELADQDIHRLGNVLVPMDSYGPLIEEKMQTFLEEEYQNGVKEMTTAEICKMIGKHLGEDSFLYWAYKNHISVVVPGIMDGAVGSQIWLFTQKHNDFKLNMAGDADLLSGYIFKAEKSGAFMIGGGISKHHTLWWNQYREGLDYAFYITTAQEFDGSLSGALVREAISWGKVTQKAKQSTLHAEVTTILPFIYAALVTKLQS